From a single Asticcacaulis sp. MM231 genomic region:
- a CDS encoding autotransporter domain-containing protein encodes MTLIGDNSTGISLEKGVTGNVYLSGSVTAVGENASAIKITGDLGGSLLIDGTYTGYAYSSTSALSQDVYDNLIPANNLLQAGPLVTIASNVANGVLLGSSVTSEDDDNTDEDGDGLTDSDQSTAALAQYGSAPALVIGSTTEDITLGGLTYTSTAIDPPSVNYGLLIRGSVGAYGVHPGITSNALVIGGTGYATTIANGIGIEGSVTSTSYGGDTTAVSLLDGATTPELDINGGSISATTTRYLTTTEDDDGNITSYTVSNVGKATALSISSGASLSTVNVSASSGIYASSSGSTGSATAIIDASGTLSTITNSGAISATITATDDDGDDVTETITGTATAMDLRANTTGVTITQVDNNATDSDDDEDIAAPYIYGNILLGSGNDSISSSGGYIYGNIDYGAGTGSFTLTDDAIFLGKMTSTGEIAMNIDSGASAGLTAGSSVLLSSLHVGADSTLALTLGVDNPDTPILINSGAAVFDDDALLYLTLDKILITPSTFKVMTASSFSLGNMTTSTLDGYIPYLYHADLETNTAGTELYANFRLKTQEEAGYSDNQYNALKPILAIVAQDSGADSALLSQTTKASFDQVYNQYLPDYSGENLLSLSVGASALNRSLGNLTVIPDNNGGQYWLQEYGFNTKRGYSDTAGFSSTGFSFAGGRERQVYGNQMVGAYMSLTSSSPKDTFAIGNEIASVSDITLGGYWRLNSGAFKGWAHAGAGYAQFKTTRNLLTTTVSHTAIAKWDGYSTSAGAGASYDLTSGKLGVTPQVFIDYYGLNESKHAESGGGDYFDLTIDEREGHLLSSTAQVNVSYKTGMIKPELWLGYKQNISATLADTVASFASGDPFTLSGGNIEGGGPVAGFRISADNPYSYFAIEAAYEKTDAYTNTSISLRTRFQF; translated from the coding sequence ATGACGCTGATCGGTGACAATTCGACCGGCATCTCGCTGGAAAAGGGCGTCACCGGCAACGTCTATCTGTCGGGTTCAGTCACGGCCGTTGGCGAAAATGCCTCGGCTATCAAGATCACCGGCGATCTCGGCGGCAGCCTGCTGATCGATGGCACCTATACCGGCTACGCCTACAGTTCGACCTCGGCGCTCAGCCAGGATGTCTACGACAACCTGATTCCGGCCAACAATCTGTTGCAGGCAGGCCCGCTCGTCACCATTGCCAGCAATGTCGCCAACGGCGTTTTACTCGGTTCGTCTGTAACCAGTGAAGATGACGACAATACCGACGAAGACGGCGATGGTCTAACCGACAGTGACCAAAGCACGGCCGCCCTCGCACAGTATGGCAGCGCACCAGCGCTTGTCATCGGCTCAACAACCGAGGACATCACTCTGGGCGGCCTGACCTATACCTCAACCGCCATAGATCCGCCCTCCGTCAACTATGGCCTGCTGATCCGCGGCAGCGTTGGGGCTTATGGCGTCCATCCGGGCATCACCTCCAATGCCCTGGTTATTGGCGGCACCGGCTATGCCACCACCATCGCCAATGGAATCGGCATAGAAGGCTCAGTGACCTCCACATCTTATGGAGGCGACACCACGGCGGTCTCGCTGCTCGATGGCGCCACGACACCGGAACTCGATATCAATGGCGGCAGCATCAGCGCCACCACCACACGCTACCTCACCACCACAGAAGATGATGACGGTAATATCACGTCTTACACCGTCTCGAATGTCGGCAAGGCCACGGCGCTCAGCATCTCTTCCGGCGCCAGCCTGTCGACGGTCAATGTCTCTGCCAGTTCCGGCATCTACGCTTCCTCCAGTGGTTCTACGGGTAGCGCCACAGCCATCATTGATGCTTCAGGTACCCTTTCCACCATCACCAACAGTGGCGCGATCAGTGCCACCATAACCGCCACCGACGATGACGGCGACGATGTGACCGAGACCATTACCGGCACTGCGACCGCCATGGATCTCCGCGCCAACACCACCGGTGTCACCATCACCCAGGTCGATAACAATGCGACCGACAGCGATGACGATGAGGACATCGCCGCGCCCTATATCTACGGCAATATCCTTCTGGGTTCGGGTAACGATTCGATCTCGTCTTCCGGCGGCTATATCTACGGCAACATCGATTACGGCGCTGGCACCGGCAGCTTCACTCTGACCGATGACGCCATTTTCCTCGGCAAGATGACCTCGACCGGCGAGATCGCCATGAACATCGATTCAGGCGCCAGCGCAGGCCTGACCGCCGGCAGTTCAGTTTTGCTATCCAGTCTGCATGTCGGCGCCGACAGTACCCTGGCCCTGACACTTGGGGTCGACAATCCAGATACACCGATCCTTATCAATAGTGGGGCAGCGGTCTTTGATGACGATGCCCTTCTCTACCTGACGCTCGACAAGATCCTGATCACACCGTCCACCTTCAAAGTGATGACCGCTTCGAGCTTTAGTCTCGGCAACATGACGACCTCGACGCTCGACGGCTATATTCCTTATCTCTATCATGCCGACCTGGAGACCAATACGGCCGGCACTGAGCTTTACGCCAACTTCCGCCTCAAAACTCAGGAAGAAGCCGGCTATTCCGACAACCAGTATAACGCTTTGAAGCCCATTCTGGCCATTGTGGCGCAGGATTCCGGTGCAGACAGCGCTCTTCTTAGCCAGACCACCAAGGCCAGTTTCGATCAGGTCTATAACCAATACCTGCCGGACTATTCGGGTGAAAACCTGCTCAGTCTGTCCGTCGGCGCCTCAGCGCTCAACCGCTCCCTCGGCAACCTGACCGTTATCCCCGACAATAACGGCGGCCAGTACTGGCTCCAGGAATATGGCTTCAACACCAAGCGCGGCTATAGCGATACGGCGGGCTTCAGTTCAACAGGCTTCAGCTTCGCCGGCGGCCGGGAACGTCAGGTCTATGGCAACCAGATGGTCGGCGCCTACATGTCGCTGACCTCGTCATCGCCGAAAGACACCTTCGCCATCGGTAACGAAATCGCTTCGGTTTCAGATATTACCTTAGGTGGTTACTGGCGCCTTAACTCGGGCGCATTCAAGGGCTGGGCCCATGCCGGTGCCGGCTACGCCCAGTTCAAAACCACGCGCAATCTGCTAACCACCACGGTCAGCCACACCGCCATCGCCAAGTGGGACGGTTATTCGACCAGCGCCGGCGCCGGGGCGTCCTACGACCTTACCTCCGGCAAGCTCGGGGTCACACCGCAGGTGTTTATCGATTATTACGGCCTGAATGAAAGCAAGCACGCCGAATCGGGGGGCGGTGATTATTTCGATCTGACGATCGATGAGCGCGAGGGCCATCTCCTGAGCTCGACCGCGCAAGTCAATGTCAGCTATAAGACTGGAATGATCAAGCCAGAGCTATGGCTCGGCTATAAACAGAACATCTCGGCCACGCTGGCCGATACCGTGGCCAGTTTCGCCAGCGGCGATCCCTTCACCCTCAGCGGCGGCAATATCGAAGGCGGCGGGCCTGTGGCCGGTTTCCGTATCTCGGCTGATAACCCCTACAGCTATTTCGCCATAGAAGCCGCATACGAGAAGACCGACGCCTATACCAACACTTCGATCTCGCTGCGCACACGGTTCCAGTTCTAG
- a CDS encoding response regulator transcription factor, producing MDAGEARILFIRTGRGGQPVPATELCDAGFDLDVVYLNERHHESPAGRFHLAVLDFPNRHDTDLSITQATKSWVAPAPLIIVSDRADAIDRIIGLELGADDFMAKPFNPRELVARIRTILRSRYKAPERHALSRFFGWTLDNSRRLLTHEDGTVLRLSPNEYRVIRLFLDRAGYTLTRQDIQVHLTSDGELAMPSRGVDLLVNRLRAKLFEQSPFDIIQTVHGKGYRMRVKEDYSG from the coding sequence GTGGACGCTGGGGAGGCACGCATCCTTTTCATACGGACCGGCCGTGGCGGCCAGCCGGTTCCGGCGACCGAGCTTTGCGACGCCGGTTTCGATCTCGATGTCGTCTATCTCAACGAGCGCCATCATGAGAGCCCGGCCGGACGCTTCCATCTGGCTGTGCTTGATTTTCCTAACCGACACGATACCGACCTGTCGATCACCCAGGCTACCAAGTCCTGGGTGGCGCCGGCGCCGCTGATCATTGTCAGCGATAGGGCCGACGCCATTGACCGTATCATAGGCCTTGAACTGGGCGCCGACGATTTCATGGCCAAGCCGTTCAATCCGCGCGAACTGGTGGCGCGCATCCGCACCATCCTGCGCAGCCGCTATAAGGCACCGGAGCGCCATGCCCTCAGTCGTTTTTTTGGCTGGACACTCGATAACTCCCGCCGCCTGCTGACGCATGAGGATGGCACAGTGCTCAGGCTGTCGCCTAATGAATACCGCGTCATACGGCTGTTTCTCGATCGCGCCGGTTACACCCTGACGCGGCAGGATATCCAGGTGCACCTCACGTCGGACGGCGAACTTGCCATGCCTTCACGTGGCGTCGACCTGCTTGTCAACCGCCTGCGCGCCAAATTGTTTGAACAGTCACCGTTCGATATTATCCAGACGGTCCACGGCAAGGGGTATCGAATGCGCGTTAAGGAAGACTATTCCGGATAA
- a CDS encoding NADPH cytochrome P450 oxidoreductase family protein, translating to MIWETLTDDPTRLAWAYGSAAAFGLVCLWAGLKGRKRTTATSDYLVLYASQTGQAEEIARNSAKALLAGGRDAQAFSIAQVTVAQLQAAKTILCVISTTGEGDAPDEGLRFAQSLMQDRPDLSGQSVAVLALGDRNYDQFCAFGRRVFDWLVVCGGKAQSLIEVDDLDAAALKRWDELIHALGGKGNSATEAGVPWRMEQRTRLNPLGDNPLYHLRFMSDQVLSWQAGDLIEIVTPQGHRRDYSVASLPEEGHLDLYVREVIKTDGSYGDGSGLLIHGLQAGDSLPLRLKSHRNFHAPEGEGPLLLIGAGSGLAGLRAHILQAAKIGRPVWLIYGERHPLHDGALTEAMMVWREEGTLQGLDIAFSRPDEGEGRYVQAVVAASGAAIKDWLGHEGGLMCCGGLAMGREVENALAGIMGQAWVDDAKVSGRYRRDLY from the coding sequence ATGATTTGGGAGACCCTAACGGACGATCCGACGCGGCTGGCATGGGCTTACGGCTCGGCGGCGGCGTTCGGACTGGTCTGTTTGTGGGCGGGGCTTAAAGGCCGAAAGCGCACGACAGCGACCAGCGACTATCTCGTGCTCTATGCGTCTCAAACCGGTCAGGCCGAAGAGATTGCGCGTAACAGCGCCAAAGCCTTGCTGGCGGGTGGGCGGGACGCTCAGGCGTTTTCGATCGCGCAGGTCACTGTGGCGCAGTTACAGGCGGCCAAAACGATTTTGTGCGTGATCTCGACCACCGGCGAAGGCGATGCGCCGGACGAAGGCCTGCGCTTTGCGCAAAGCCTGATGCAGGACAGACCTGATCTGTCTGGTCAGAGCGTGGCCGTGCTGGCGCTTGGCGACCGCAACTATGATCAGTTTTGTGCTTTTGGACGCCGGGTATTCGACTGGCTGGTGGTGTGCGGGGGAAAGGCTCAGTCCTTGATCGAGGTCGATGATCTGGACGCTGCAGCCCTGAAACGATGGGACGAACTGATCCATGCGCTCGGCGGCAAGGGAAATAGCGCCACCGAGGCCGGTGTGCCGTGGCGAATGGAGCAGCGCACCCGCCTCAATCCGCTCGGTGACAATCCTTTGTATCATCTGAGGTTCATGTCGGATCAGGTGCTGTCATGGCAGGCGGGTGATCTGATAGAGATTGTCACACCACAGGGGCATCGCCGTGATTATTCGGTGGCCAGCCTGCCGGAAGAGGGCCACCTCGATCTCTATGTCCGTGAGGTTATTAAAACGGATGGCAGTTATGGTGATGGTTCGGGTTTACTGATCCACGGGCTGCAAGCCGGCGACAGCCTGCCACTAAGGCTCAAGTCGCACCGCAACTTCCATGCGCCGGAAGGCGAGGGGCCGCTGTTGCTGATCGGCGCCGGTTCGGGACTGGCGGGCTTGCGCGCGCATATTCTGCAAGCCGCCAAAATAGGCCGGCCTGTCTGGCTGATCTATGGTGAGCGCCATCCGCTTCATGATGGTGCGCTGACGGAGGCCATGATGGTATGGCGCGAAGAGGGCACATTGCAGGGGCTCGACATCGCCTTCTCACGTCCGGATGAGGGCGAAGGCCGCTACGTTCAGGCGGTTGTGGCAGCGTCTGGTGCAGCCATCAAGGACTGGCTGGGCCATGAAGGCGGGCTTATGTGCTGCGGTGGTCTTGCCATGGGGCGCGAGGTCGAAAACGCGCTGGCCGGCATCATGGGGCAGGCCTGGGTTGATGATGCCAAGGTCTCGGGGCGCTACCGTCGCGATCTGTATTAG
- a CDS encoding FAD:protein FMN transferase produces the protein MVSVTVFDPQCWRADALATALMVMGEERAIEFTRQHEIPCLLWVRAETLHNGLRAVRSPRLEGWL, from the coding sequence ATCGTCAGCGTTACGGTATTCGATCCGCAGTGCTGGCGCGCCGACGCCCTGGCCACAGCCCTGATGGTGATGGGCGAAGAACGGGCGATCGAGTTTACCCGGCAACACGAAATTCCCTGTCTGCTGTGGGTGCGTGCCGAGACCTTGCATAACGGCCTTCGTGCTGTGCGCAGTCCGCGTCTGGAGGGCTGGCTATGA
- a CDS encoding PepSY-associated TM helix domain-containing protein, whose protein sequence is MPGSPTTSPSFWGTFWRNQLRQWHWISSAISLMGLALFAVTGFTLNHASQIEAKPQIVTIEKDLTAEGLAAMASVADKTPLTFAQTAVIKTATGVDVGKSAPDVDDDEIYLAMPQPGIDATMTIDRHDGHIVYERTDRGVIAVLNDLHKGRHSGAVWSLFIDLIAVASVVFSITGLGLLWLYSKGRRITWPLVAFGLLAPFILFLLFVHA, encoded by the coding sequence ATGCCCGGTTCTCCAACAACCTCTCCCTCCTTCTGGGGCACCTTCTGGCGTAATCAGTTGCGCCAGTGGCACTGGATCAGTTCGGCCATTTCGCTGATGGGGCTGGCGCTTTTTGCCGTCACCGGTTTCACGCTCAATCACGCCAGCCAGATCGAAGCTAAGCCGCAGATTGTTACGATAGAGAAAGACCTGACGGCCGAGGGCCTTGCCGCCATGGCGAGCGTTGCCGACAAGACACCGCTGACCTTTGCGCAAACCGCGGTAATCAAAACCGCGACCGGCGTCGATGTTGGCAAGTCCGCCCCCGATGTCGATGACGATGAAATCTATCTCGCCATGCCGCAGCCGGGCATCGACGCCACCATGACCATCGATCGTCATGACGGCCATATCGTTTATGAACGCACGGATCGCGGCGTCATTGCCGTGCTTAACGATCTGCACAAGGGCCGTCATTCCGGGGCGGTATGGTCGCTGTTCATTGACCTGATCGCCGTAGCCAGCGTCGTCTTTTCGATCACCGGCCTTGGCCTTTTGTGGCTCTATTCCAAAGGGCGCCGTATCACCTGGCCGCTGGTGGCGTTCGGTTTGCTGGCGCCCTTCATCCTCTTCCTGCTGTTTGTTCACGCCTGA
- a CDS encoding Lrp/AsnC ligand binding domain-containing protein, with amino-acid sequence MIKTLPRLCQEVEIRLAEISEIAAIYAISGEYDIIVLVEAADSIEMNELINRIGLLDGVERTTTSIILAAKLER; translated from the coding sequence ATGATCAAGACCCTGCCGCGGCTATGCCAGGAAGTCGAAATACGGCTGGCGGAGATTTCTGAGATCGCCGCCATTTATGCCATCAGCGGCGAGTACGACATTATCGTGCTGGTTGAAGCCGCCGACAGTATAGAGATGAACGAGCTGATCAACCGGATCGGTCTGCTCGATGGTGTGGAACGCACTACAACCTCGATCATTCTGGCGGCCAAGCTGGAGCGATAA
- a CDS encoding Lrp/AsnC family transcriptional regulator, with product MASLRENSRLPVSQLATMLDIPRTQVYARLERLEAEGIIDGYTVRLGQAYSTNRAYGRT from the coding sequence ATGGCCAGTTTGCGCGAAAACTCGCGTTTGCCGGTGTCGCAACTGGCCACCATGCTCGATATTCCGCGCACTCAGGTTTATGCACGGCTGGAACGGCTGGAGGCTGAGGGCATCATCGACGGTTATACGGTGCGTCTGGGGCAGGCCTATTCCACAAATCGCGCCTACGGGCGCACGTGA
- a CDS encoding isoaspartyl peptidase/L-asparaginase: MAAAIGALDAFRWFTAHSGHGHIVVLRASGTTETQDEMYKTVKGVTSIRTFLFTDRKASYDAKLLEAVKNADGIFLAGGDQSNYVRMWKGTPLNAALDAHIAANKPIGGTSAGLAVQGSWLYSAMDGGSITSPEAMNDPMGAANTIEGDFLHSELMSNIVTDSHFGIRDRLGRLIAFVIKAEALRASPNKRYAHPLVGLGIDEEAAMTVETDGTAKVYSNLDGHAWLVQRGEVNELALGKKLNVKNVSVTGIGKASTFNIRTLEVGQPSFTRTYDVTDGVLTQQKHWSLAIHGGAGVIDRGDLTPAKDATYRAGLAEALKAGQAVLDKGGSSLDAVEAALKPLEDNPLFNAGKGAAIAADGKTYLDAAIMDGGTMKAGAVASITRTKNPIMAARAVMDKTRHVFLAGEGADAFSLQQGLEQVDPSYFHTPEREQMLVDWKKDHSAMINPTHMYGTVGAVALDSDGHLAAATSTGGLTGKQWGRIGDSPLIGAGTYARDGDCAVSATGTGEYFIRDTAARQVCDRVRWNHQAIEQAAQDTIMSVGSLGGDGGLIAMGADGKPAFAINDLGMYRGAISSDSPVIRTAIYGDEKLK, encoded by the coding sequence GTGGCGGCGGCGATTGGGGCCCTCGACGCCTTCCGCTGGTTTACGGCGCATTCGGGCCACGGTCATATCGTTGTGTTGCGCGCTTCAGGCACGACCGAGACCCAGGACGAGATGTACAAGACCGTCAAGGGCGTCACCTCGATCCGCACCTTCCTCTTTACCGACCGCAAAGCGTCCTATGACGCCAAGCTGCTGGAAGCAGTTAAGAATGCCGACGGTATCTTTCTGGCGGGTGGCGATCAGTCGAACTATGTCCGGATGTGGAAGGGCACACCGTTGAACGCGGCGCTCGACGCCCACATCGCGGCCAACAAGCCGATCGGCGGCACCTCGGCAGGGCTGGCTGTGCAGGGAAGCTGGCTCTACAGCGCCATGGATGGCGGCAGCATCACCTCACCCGAAGCCATGAACGATCCGATGGGGGCGGCCAACACCATTGAGGGCGACTTCCTGCATTCCGAGCTGATGAGTAACATCGTCACCGACAGCCATTTCGGCATCCGCGACCGGCTCGGCCGCCTGATCGCCTTTGTGATCAAGGCTGAAGCCCTGCGCGCCTCGCCGAACAAGCGCTACGCTCACCCGCTCGTCGGTCTCGGCATCGATGAAGAGGCGGCGATGACGGTGGAGACGGACGGCACGGCGAAAGTCTATTCCAATCTCGATGGCCATGCCTGGCTGGTGCAGCGCGGTGAGGTCAATGAGCTGGCCCTTGGTAAAAAGCTCAATGTGAAGAATGTCAGCGTCACCGGTATCGGCAAGGCCAGCACTTTCAACATCAGAACGCTGGAGGTCGGTCAGCCGTCCTTCACGCGCACCTATGATGTGACCGATGGCGTGCTGACGCAGCAAAAGCACTGGTCGCTGGCCATCCATGGCGGCGCCGGCGTGATTGATCGTGGCGACCTGACGCCGGCAAAGGACGCGACCTATCGCGCCGGTCTGGCCGAAGCGCTCAAGGCCGGTCAGGCGGTGCTCGACAAGGGTGGTTCGTCGCTCGATGCGGTCGAGGCGGCGCTGAAACCGCTGGAGGACAACCCTCTGTTCAATGCCGGCAAGGGCGCGGCCATAGCCGCCGACGGCAAGACCTATCTCGATGCGGCCATCATGGATGGTGGCACGATGAAGGCCGGTGCGGTGGCTTCGATCACCCGGACGAAGAACCCGATCATGGCGGCGCGCGCCGTCATGGACAAGACGCGTCATGTGTTTCTGGCCGGTGAGGGGGCTGACGCCTTCTCCCTGCAACAGGGGCTTGAGCAGGTCGATCCGAGCTATTTCCATACGCCGGAACGCGAGCAGATGCTCGTTGACTGGAAGAAGGATCATTCGGCGATGATCAACCCGACCCATATGTACGGCACGGTCGGCGCGGTGGCGCTGGACAGTGACGGCCATCTGGCGGCGGCCACCTCGACCGGCGGCCTGACCGGCAAGCAATGGGGCCGTATCGGTGACAGCCCGCTCATCGGCGCCGGCACCTATGCGCGTGACGGTGATTGTGCCGTTTCGGCCACTGGCACGGGTGAATATTTCATCCGCGATACGGCGGCACGTCAGGTTTGTGACCGTGTGCGCTGGAACCATCAGGCCATCGAACAGGCGGCGCAGGACACAATCATGTCGGTGGGCAGCCTCGGTGGCGACGGCGGTCTGATCGCCATGGGCGCCGACGGCAAGCCGGCCTTTGCTATCAACGACCTGGGGATGTATCGTGGGGCGATCTCTTCCGATTCTCCCGTTATCCGAACGGCGATCTATGGCGATGAAAAGCTCAAATAA